GTCACTGGACGTGTGCGGGTcggtgcagcgtggcggcgccgccggcaggAAGGGTGAgcacgccaccaccggcaccCTGTCCGGCGAGCTCTGCACGCGGCCGAGGTAGGTCTTGAAGTACTTGGTCAGTGTCACCTTTTTCTCCAGCTCCGGTGGGTAGCTGTGCATGCTGAACACGTGCCGCTCGTCCTTCGCAAAGAgaccggtgccgccgtcgcgcgctGGCATCTCAATCTTGACGCGCGCGTAATACTCCACACGGTCCGTGATGGGCTCCCACACGATTTTGGTGGAGTCGTTGAAGTGCGCGCCGGTTTGGCCGGTGCTGAGGCGGTACGCCATGCCGTACTTGGACGAGAAGTCGGCGCACTGCGTAACCcacaccggcggcggcggcgcctcgttgtcagcagcatcgtcggcggccgcgtcgccgcacaGGGTCTGGTGCAGGCGgtcgtgcagcgccgtcagctgctgcttctcgtcctcgtcaGCGTTGTCATCGTttcggagctgctgcggagaCGAAGCGGGGCAGCGGCCCgagagcggcaccgctgccgtcgcaggGGCACTGCGTGGCGTGTcgctgcgcgcacgcgcgcaggtgcCAGGgagcgtcggcgccggcgtgggctgctgctgttgcctgAGGTTCgcgaggtggcgcggcgATGTCNNNNNNNNNNNNNNNNNNNNNNNNNNNNNNNNNNNNNNNNNNNNNNNNNNNNNNNNNNNNNNNNNNNNNNNNNNNNNNNNNNNNNNNNNNNNNNNNNNNgcggccgcgtcgccgcacaGGGTCTGGTGCAGGCGgtcgtgcagcgccgtcagctgctgcttctcgtcctcgtcaGCGTTGTCATCGTttcggagctgctgcggagaCGAAGCGGGGCAGCGGCCCgagagcggcaccgctgccgtcgcaggGGCACTGCGTGGCGTGTcgctgcgcgcacgcgcgcaggtgcCAGGgagcgtcggcgccggcgtgggctgctgctgttgcctgAGGTTCgcgaggtggcgcggcgatgtcggcgcgccgggcggcggtggcacgtTGGCGTTGAtgggccgcagcacctcgcgtTGTGCTGGGGCACCTAACAGCTCCTTACCAtacggcgccggcggtgggTGATGCATGTCCACCGCCGGCCcgcggcgtgcgctgcgtgTGATTgtggttgctgctgctgctgatgcggtcgccgtcgtcgcgggcgcggcggcgccgggcaCCGGCAGGCCGAAGGACGCGAACGATGCCGgtggcgtcagcggcggcggcggtgacgacgagAAGAAGGAGTGCTGGCGGATGTCCATCAGCGTGGGGCGGTGGGCCGGGCTGCTCTGCAGGATCTGGGTGATAAGGTCGCGCGCGTTGTCTGGCACGCTGGCGGGGAAGTCGTAGCGGCACTGGCGGATGCGCTTGTATGTAGACTCCACGTCCTCCATCTGGAACGGAGGCTGACCCACCAGCAGCGTGTAGAGGATGACGCCGAGCGACCACGTGTCCACCTCGTAGCTGTGACCGTGGCTCTTGTGGTCGATGATCTCGGGTGCAATGTAGTTGGGCGTTCCACAAATGGTGCGCTTGCGCTCGCCGTCGTActgcagctccgcggcgAGGCCGAAGTCGCCGATCTTGACGTTGAGCTCTCTGTCCAGCATAATGTTGCCGGGCTTCAGGTCGCGGTGGATGACGCACTCACTGTGCATGTactgcagcgccgacagGCACTGCAGCATCACGTACTGTGTCTCCGCCACGCTGAAACGGCGCACTTTGAGTAGGTCCATCAGCGTCCCGTGGTCACACTTCTCCAAGAGCATGTACACGTAGTAGCGGTCGCGGAACGTGCGAAGGAACTCGACGACGTGCTTGTGCTTCATGCGGCGGTGGATGCTGATTTCACTGtgcagcttctgcagcgTCTTGGGCTTCTCCAGCGACGCACGATTAACGGCCTTGAGCGCGTAGGTGCCAGTCTCGTCCGACACCTCGTAGCACTTGgcgaagccgccgcggccgagcACGCGACCGCACTGGAAGCGATGCAGCCTGCCGCTGGAGTCCATCTCGTAGATACTGCTGCCAGGCTGGAACGTCGGCTTCGGTAGCTCCGACGTGGACGCGGGTGCGTCGGCGAAGGTGGGGCCGGTGCGGACAccgacgcgctgcaggcgctccaTGGCGGCGACGTGCGGGTACGGGTGAAGGGGCAGAGAAAATGCAGGGGAGAAGCGGAGGCGTCTAGGGGGCCGGGAGGCGTTTGCGTGTCTGCATGCGTTGATCTATAAGTGGTGGTTGCCGTGTGCAAGTGTGCTTCTGTGCAGGCGGTAGGCGGGTTGGCAGTGGGGCTGCGTGCCAGCGCGCTGGGGATCTCGTCGGAACACAAACGGAGGGTTTCGTTTGTTTGGAAATGGGGAAAACGGTGATGGGCgtgggaaagagagaaatCCAGGGATATTGTGTATGGGCCTCGCGCACTGAGAatgcagaggcggagggtggggtgcgttgctgctgttgtggtgAGGCCGTCCCGGAGAtggagggaaaggggagagaagagaaaacgGGGATGTGGGGAATCTAGAGAttgaagagaaagagaatgtaggggcggggcggggctgCAAAAGGGGTTTgaagtgggggagggggagggtggctGGGACGGGGAGCACCTGATGTAGCAGGTGTGTGCATATGGGTGTGctggtctctctcttcctgtATGCTTCTGAATCCCCTAGGTTGTCTGTGGCTTGCTAGTttcgagggagggggcgggctGTGGGCGATCTATATGATGCAAGGAATAACAGACGTGAAGGAGAGACGAGACGAAGGAAAACTACCGAAGCCTtttgcgtgcatgcgcatgtCCGTGCTCGGGCGTGCAGACGTGCTTAAATCAAGAGCAGGTAGAGGAGGATACGGTGGTGAGGGcggagaagcacacacacacagatcaccgttttgtgtgtgtgtgtgtgcatacggggggggtgaggagaCGATGAGCGGTCGGCGCGGCGAcaccctcccaccccctcggAAGGCTCACGAAGAGGAGCACATGACATCCTCGCTGCCTTCCTTTCCCATTTGTCTGCGCCTTGCCCCATCGGGGCTCCTCTACCGAAACACACTTCTttccgcgtgcgtgcgtgcgtgtgcgataGATGCGCAGAGACACGGGAGTGGAGGTGGGGCGCGAGTGGGGAATACGgaaagaggacgaggaggaggggtgggggaacGTAGAGGATGCACTCGCACTGCTATctgacacacacgcacacacacacgctgtcctcctcctcacccctTTCGTCTGCCTCGCaatctcttcctctctccctgcctccaccaccacaccaGCTTTCCGACCTACTTTTCCATCTCCGCACAGGCAAGCACGCTCACACAGACCTCATTGCCACACATAGCTCAAGGAAACACAAGTGCCACGCAAGAGGCGCCACAATCGATGTGCTTCCATCTGGGAGCAACACCTTTCACCCTCCAACCACCTTGTTCTGCTCTGTTCGTTTTCATCTTGGGCATtgcttcttttcgcttctATTCTATCTTGGAGAGGTGCGCGTATAATCGAAAATTGCCGGAAGTGCTGTCGTCCCTTTGCcagcgtgagagagagatggcgaAAGGGGACGGAGTTACGCCGACGCTATGGGCGAGTCGGCCCATCCACCTCAGTCAATCCGACGTCCGGCGTGTGTGTAGGCGGTCGGGCCGCCTACACCGAGGCCATGCCGGCAGGAGTCGAGCGCGTCTGCCGTACAAgagcacagacacgcgcatacgcctgtgcgtgcgcaccggcgaGAGTGCGGTGCAACACGTCCTTCCAGCGTACGGTGCCACCGGGTGGGGACATGCAGGGGGGCCCGGGGGCGAGACCTACCTTCTGGACGCATGGACAGAAGACACAACGGGAGACAAGGGGCCGTGCGGTCACTGTCGCCCATCCGCGGCCCATATGGCAACAGGAAGGCGCACTCACAGGCAGAGAAAAgagcgcgccgccactggGCAGCGAGGGGACAGGCCCCGTCGTCCCCCCGATCTCGTCGCACCACCGTGTCGCGAGGAATGCGTGCGGACGTGAATGAATGGAGTACACAAAGGAAGGTATTAAATATGCTGTCCGCAGGGACTCACGCCCACTCGCTTGCCGGCGTAGAGCAGGAGATCAGGCGCGCGGGTGCCGAGAGTCAGCGAGCGAGAGTTAGTTGACAGCATTCTGTTGCCCCCAAGCATGCCTTCCCGACAACACGTGCGTGGTCGCATTTGTGTGCGCTTGTATGAAGGGAAATCGATGCGGGTcggcaggaggggggggggttccggcagcgctgcggggaggggaagcCGAGCTTTGCCAGCCAGATGCACAGAGGTGCAAGCGCAGCAATCGCCGCCAACCCTACTCGGTCCCCCATGTCCACGTCCGACTCACCTCCTTCTTTGCTTCATGCACGGGTACGACCCCGACGTCGTTGCTGGTAAGGAAGCCGACGTGCGACGCACGGTTTGCAGAGGTCGACAACACGGTCTGCCCTACCGCCACGGCGGAGTTTACCACGGCGCGGCCGCTCTGCTGCGACGACTCAATCGCACGCAGCGACCACGTCAGAAGGTAGTCCCCGCAGCTGGCGGTCACGCACAGCTCCTTGGTGCCAGGAAAGCGGTCGAACTTCGCGCTTTGGAAGTGCACCATGCTTGCCCCACCCATACGCAGTGTTTGCTCCGGGGACGGCTGGAGGATGATGGGCTGCGGCTTTCTCGCTCCCATCCGAGTCTGAAACCCTGTCGACTCTTTGTCGTTGCTGTCCACGTACTTGGTCTCGATGAACAGCAGAAACGAGGTGGAGGTCGCGACGATATACTGACCGTCGGCTGTGACGTCGATGTCAACGATCGGGACCTTCGTGTCCAGCAGCGTC
This DNA window, taken from Leishmania donovani BPK282A1 complete genome, chromosome 17, encodes the following:
- a CDS encoding protein kinase, putative, producing MERLQRVGVRTGPTFADAPASTSELPKPTFQPGSSIYEMDSSGRLHRFQCGRVLGRGGFAKCYEVSDETGTYALKAVNRASLEKPKTLQKLHSEISIHRRMKHKHVVEFLRTFRDRYYVYMLLEKCDHGTLMDLLKVRRFSVAETQYVMLQCLSALQYMHSECVIHRDLKPGNIMLDRELNVKIGDFGLAAELQYDGERKRTICGTPNYIAPEIIDHKSHGHSYEVDTWSLGVILYTLLVGQPPFQMEDVESTYKRIRQCRYDFPASVPDNARDLITQILQSSPAHRPTLMDIRQHSFFSSSPPPPLTPPASFASFGLPVPGAAAPATTATASAAAATTITRSARRGPAVDMHHPPPAPYGKELLGAPAQREVLRPINANVPPPPGAPTSPRHLANLRQQQQPTPAPTLPGTCARARSDTPRSAPATAAVPLSGRCPASSPQQLRNDDNADEDEKQQLTALHDRLHQTLCGDAA